The DNA segment TCGCGGCAACGCACGCCAACTGGCGGACGATCTTCGCGAAGTTTCCGGCCGCGATTCCGATGACGCTCACGATTCCCTTCAATTGGTCCGGATCATCGTCTGGGCAATTCCCATGCTTGGGTTTCTCGGGACCGTGATCGGGATCACTCAGACTTTGGGCGGGCTTGATTTCAGCGACGGAACCGCAGCAGTCGATCGCCTTAAGCTGGGGCTGTACGTCGCGTTTGATACGACGGCACTTGGCTTGGTCCTGTCGGTGGTCGCTATCTTCTTACAGTTCCCGGTTGAACAGGCTGAACAGCGGTTGATGTCGACCATCGATCGTCGCTCGGGCGAACTGCTGGCGATTCACCTTCCCGACCCATCGGCCGACGGAACCTCCGAGCAGATCACGGCCCTTTGCGAAGGGGTGCTGCAAGCCGTCCAACAATCGGTCGGCACCCAGGCAGAGGTCTGGCGGTCCACGATCGACGGAGCCCATCAGCACTGGCAAAGCGTGGTTGCTTCGACGGGCACCGAATTAAGCAATTCGATCGGGCAAGCGGTCGCCAACGGACTTGGTCCGGTTTTGGAAAACCATCTCACGGGACTGGATCGTCATGCGGAGAATCTAGAAAAGGTTCAGCAGCAGGGTGTGGAAGCGGTCGACAACCGCTGGCACCAATGGCAGTTGGCACTCAGCGACAACGCTCGAATCTTGTTATCCCATCAACAAACGCTGGTCCGCCAAGCAGAACTGCTTGCGGACAGTCAATCACGAGCCGCCGAACTGGTCGCTTTGCAGCAGTCGCTTGATCAGAACCTGCATTCGCTGGAAGAGGTCAATCAGCAAATTGATCAGTCGATGCAAGCGTCGGAGATGACCGACAAAATGGCGGATGCGGTTCGAATCCTCGCCAGGGCCGTTGATACCCTGACGATTCAAATGCCGACCCCAAGTTCGAACAGCGATCAATCGAACAAAGAACAAAGGCGGGCAGCATGAGCGGCCGTCGGCGCGCGACCCTCTCACCGACTTTATTCCCCTTCCTAGCCGTGCTAGTCTGCACGCTGGGGACGTTGATTCTGTTCTTGGCGTTGGTAGCCCAAAAGGCAGACGACACGGCACAGGAATCCGCGGACAAGTCTGAAGTGAATGAAGCCTTGGTGACCAAGATCCAAGATGCTCACTGGTCGCGAGATCGGTACGTCGCGATGCGGGAATCCCAAACGGAAGAGCTGCAAGAACAAACCAGTCAGCTGACCCACATCGAAGATCATCTCCGCCGCCTTCGCCAGCAACTGCACCAGTTGGAAAAAGAGAGCATGGCGGCGATCGATAACAATTTTGACATTTCCGCTGAAAACAAAAAGATCGAAGAACTAAAAACGGAAATCGCGGCGGAAAAAGAGCGCGTCAGCAAGCTTGCCGACGAAATTGGGAAACGACCGCCACGTGTGGTGATCGTTCCTCACCAAGGTCCCAACGGAACCGAGCAACGACCGATCTATGTGGAATGCACGGCGGAGGGATTGCGTCTCCAGCCGGAAGGATCTTTTATATCGCTGATGCAGCTAGAAGAAGCCCAGCGAATGGGCAATCCTTTGGATGCTGCGCTGCGAACGATTCGCTACCACTGGCAACAAATCGACCCTGAAGGGCCGACCCCTTATCCATTGTTGGTAGTCCGTCCTGACGGGATCGCCAGTTACTCAGCCGCTCGAATCGCGATGAGCAGCTGGGACGACCAATTTGGTTATGAATTGATTCCGGCAGAAATGGAATTGGCTTTTCCTCGCGGAGACGCCAGCTTGAAACAACGCGTCGACGTAGCGATTCGCGAGGCGGTCGCACGCCAACATGCAAACATGGCAAGCGCCTCGTACACACGAGCTCGCCTTTCGCAATCGGGGCGTCCGCCGCGTGTTCTTTCCGCTGCCGATTTGGCTCGCGGCGGGACTGGATCCGGTTCGGGTGCACGTTATTTCGCACGTCCCTCGACCGCTCCATCAGGCGGGCCTCCGGGAACAGGCATCGACAACAATGACATTCGCAATTTCGATTCCGCTTTGGCAGCCACCGCGGCAACGGCACCGGAAACCGGCCCCTTTGGAAACAACACGGGAAACAATGGCGCGGCCGCAGGCATAAACGGTTCGGCGATGGGCGCAGGCTCCAACCTGCCGGGCGGTTACTCCACAGGGTCGCCATCGCTCGGCGGGTCGTCGAATCCTGCAACGCTGGCGGGCGGCCCCCAAGGGGCAAATCCGGGGTCCCAGAACAGAGGATCTATCACCGAGAACCAATCATTGGGCTGGAGCGGACAACCAGGCGACCCTGGGGATGGGCAATCAGGTGATGCTCCCGACCGAAGGGCTACAGGGACCGGAGCGGTCGACGCAGACGGAGAATGGGATGGACAAAGTCTGGGGGCGTCGACCCCCGGGCAGAATGCTGTCGGTGGCACCGGCGGTTCCCAAAGAGGCTCCTCAGCATCGGGTTCCACGACCGCGCCGCCCCCCGGTGCGACCGCGGGCCAGGGATCGGCGACGGCAAAGAGCTCGACAGCGCAGGGTCCCCCGAGCAAACCGGGATCCAAAACGCAGCTGCAACGCGGAGGCAAGGACTGGGCATTACCCTCATCGGCAAGACAACCGGGAACCGAAATCGTTCGGGGATTAAGCGTGATCTGCAGCTCGGATGCATTTCTGCTGGTCTCGGATCAGAAGAACGGAACTCCGCAGCGATTTGGTTTTGAAGACGGATTTGTCGACCGAGCGGCGATGCAACTGGCGACCGCGGTCCATGATCGAGTGGACGGATGGGGTGTGGCGATTGCAGGCGGACGTTGGCAGCCGTTGCTGCGTGTCCAAGTTGAACCGAATGCTGAAACCCGTTTCCGGCAACTTCAAGTGCTACTGCAACGAAGTGGCTTGGAAATCGAAAAAAGGTAACCGCTGTGGCTGGAACTCGAAAACGTTCGAATATTGAATTAGGGCACGATGCGTTCCTTGATATCGTCGCTAACCTGGTCGGGATCCTGATCATTCTGGTGGTGATCTTGGGGACGCGGTCTCAGCAGGTAACGGAACAGTTGCAAGCGGAGTCCGAGGTCACCGAGTCGGACTTGGCTCAACTGGCGACCGCAACTTCGCGCGCCGAGGCAGCACGTTCGGCTTACTTTGCCCTGGAATCCGAACTGAAGCAAACGTCACTGGAGCTAAAAAGCCGCCAACTGGAACGGGACAACCTAAACGACCTGCTCTTAATCGCCAGCGAAAAATGGAAATCAGAGCAGGAGAAACTGGACCAAGAAAGCCGCAAAGCTTCCCAGTTGATCGCTGCACAAAGCCAACTTGAAACGGAACTGGAAAGCGTGCGAGGAACTCGCACGCAACTAGAAGCAAGCGAATCCCCCGTGGTTTCCCTGGAACACCTACCAACCCCGATGGCCAAAACGGTCTTTGGAGACGAAATCCATTTTCGCTTGAAAGACAATCGGTTGTCCGTCGTGCCACTTGACTCGCTGGTCGAAGCGATCAAACGCGACTTCACTCGCAGCATCAACGGCCAAGACGGGATCACCAATTCTCGAGTCGGTCCGATCCAAGGGTACATCGCTTCGTACGAAATGGAACGAGCCCGCAAGACGGTCTCGCAAGGGGGACGCGTGGGGATGGCAACTCAAATCCAGTTGGTCGGATTGACCGTCGAACCGATCGACGAACCGTATGGCCAGCCAATGGATAAAATCCTCGCCGGGCAATCGGTCCTGGATATCGAACTGGCCGGCCGCGTCGCATCACAGACCACGATCACCGTGTGGGTCTATCCCGACAGTTTTGCCTCGATGCGAAAGCTGAAAGAACTGCTCTACGAGCGAGGCTTCCCAACGGCCGCACGTCCACTGCCAATGGGACAGCCCATCTCGGGAAGCCCCAACGGAACAAGGTCCAGCGCCCAGTAGATCGCCGCTGACAAGAGTACCAGCCAATTCATGAAACGCAGAGAAACAGGGCGGCAACGTCCAACAAACACAATGCCGAAACGCATAGCACGTCTCCACGTCTCCACGTCTCCACGTCTCCACGTCTCCGTGTCTCCGTGTCTCCGTGTCTCCGTGTCAAACCACTCAATCGCTAATTAGCGGTCTCTTCATAAATCGGCAGATGCCGGTAGAAAACTTCTAGCGACAGCAGATTCATTGCGGTCAGATAAAGACGCCCGGCGTGGGGGCTCCAGCGATCGGGGACGTCTCCAAAGGGTTCCCAACTGCCCACCCGATCGCCTGCCTTGACCTGCGAATCGACCAAAGTTGGACTGAGTGCTTGATTCCATTTCTGCCAATGCT comes from the Roseimaritima multifibrata genome and includes:
- a CDS encoding MotA/TolQ/ExbB proton channel family protein; protein product: MTAISSAQTSSQTGQPHPLMTLATRLSGVIAACLFYALVYAVPFAPAERYFLGHPVAIAATFLFWMAAAVLLAKWFSIRRENRLSEQISDDVLAPSLPNSDLSSHAPLKSSQRGDVRAICSDWLSSLEQLPSNARNSRLVVRLQEILRRQVRRGNARQLADDLREVSGRDSDDAHDSLQLVRIIVWAIPMLGFLGTVIGITQTLGGLDFSDGTAAVDRLKLGLYVAFDTTALGLVLSVVAIFLQFPVEQAEQRLMSTIDRRSGELLAIHLPDPSADGTSEQITALCEGVLQAVQQSVGTQAEVWRSTIDGAHQHWQSVVASTGTELSNSIGQAVANGLGPVLENHLTGLDRHAENLEKVQQQGVEAVDNRWHQWQLALSDNARILLSHQQTLVRQAELLADSQSRAAELVALQQSLDQNLHSLEEVNQQIDQSMQASEMTDKMADAVRILARAVDTLTIQMPTPSSNSDQSNKEQRRAA